A genomic stretch from Thermonema lapsum includes:
- a CDS encoding D-2-hydroxyacid dehydrogenase produces MQTNKLLEIVVLDSHPLDVGDLDWSELRSLGTLTLYEHTAPGEVVARASSAEVVLVNKVVLDRPILEQLPRLKYIGLLASGYNNVDIAYARERGIVVTNASGYGTMSVAQHTLALMLAACNEIPLHNSSTHEGEWKGGWCYWKRPIVELAGKQLGIVGLGNIGYQVSRMARALGMWVVAHHPDKAEVQRKGARWVPLDELFATSDVVSLHCPLTAETEKLVNAQRLSLMKPTAVLVNTARGALIDEEALFEALKNHRIKAAALDVLTQEPPPPGHPLLTLPNCIVTPHNAWSSYESRSRLLAIVVDNLRAFIEGNPKNVVNF; encoded by the coding sequence ATGCAAACCAACAAGCTTTTGGAAATAGTAGTCTTGGATAGTCATCCGTTGGATGTGGGCGACTTGGATTGGTCTGAGCTACGCAGCTTGGGAACACTGACCCTCTATGAACACACTGCGCCCGGTGAAGTAGTTGCTCGTGCGTCTTCTGCCGAGGTGGTCTTGGTCAATAAAGTGGTGCTCGACCGCCCCATCCTCGAACAACTGCCCCGCCTCAAATACATAGGGCTGCTGGCGAGTGGCTATAACAACGTGGACATAGCCTATGCCCGGGAGCGGGGCATCGTGGTAACCAACGCTTCGGGGTATGGCACCATGTCGGTAGCACAGCACACGTTGGCGTTGATGCTGGCTGCTTGCAATGAAATTCCTTTGCACAACAGCAGCACCCACGAAGGCGAATGGAAAGGTGGCTGGTGTTACTGGAAACGCCCTATTGTGGAGCTTGCAGGCAAACAACTGGGCATCGTAGGTTTGGGCAATATAGGTTATCAAGTCTCGCGCATGGCACGGGCATTGGGCATGTGGGTAGTGGCGCATCACCCCGACAAAGCAGAGGTGCAGCGCAAAGGTGCCCGTTGGGTGCCCCTCGATGAACTGTTTGCCACCAGCGATGTGGTGAGTTTGCACTGCCCGCTGACAGCCGAAACTGAAAAGCTGGTGAATGCCCAGCGCCTGTCGTTGATGAAGCCCACGGCTGTGTTGGTCAATACCGCACGCGGTGCCCTCATTGATGAGGAGGCTTTGTTCGAAGCTTTGAAAAACCACCGCATCAAAGCCGCCGCCTTGGATGTGCTCACACAAGAACCACCGCCGCCCGGGCATCCGCTGCTTACTTTGCCTAATTGTATTGTAACGCCCCACAATGCATGGAGTAGCTACGAGTCGCGCAGCCGTTTGCTGGCTATTGTCGTGGACAACTTGCGTGCCTTCATAGAAGGGAATCCTAAAAATGTGGTCAATTTCTGA
- the purE gene encoding 5-(carboxyamino)imidazole ribonucleotide mutase, producing the protein MKDIQPKVGIIMGSKSDWQVMKEAASFLEEMQVPYEVQIVSAHRTPERMFDYARQARGRGIRVIIAGAGGAAHLPGMVASLTTLPVIGVPIKSRNSIDGWDSVLSILQMPAGVPVATVALDGARNAAILASQILAAFDETLARRLEDFKAALKEKIYRQQQELDEELDV; encoded by the coding sequence ATGAAAGACATTCAACCCAAAGTAGGCATCATCATGGGCAGCAAGTCCGATTGGCAGGTGATGAAGGAAGCAGCTTCTTTTTTGGAAGAAATGCAAGTGCCTTATGAAGTGCAAATTGTGTCGGCACATCGCACGCCCGAACGCATGTTCGATTATGCTCGCCAAGCCCGTGGGCGTGGCATTCGTGTGATTATAGCCGGTGCCGGTGGAGCGGCTCATTTACCGGGCATGGTGGCTTCGCTCACTACTTTGCCGGTCATTGGGGTGCCTATCAAATCACGCAATTCCATAGACGGATGGGATTCGGTCTTATCTATTTTGCAGATGCCTGCGGGCGTGCCCGTAGCGACGGTAGCCCTCGACGGCGCACGCAATGCAGCTATTTTGGCAAGTCAGATATTGGCTGCTTTTGATGAAACCCTTGCCCGCCGCCTCGAAGATTTTAAAGCGGCTTTGAAAGAAAAAATTTACCGTCAGCAACAAGAATTGGACGAAGAACTGGATGTTTAG
- a CDS encoding GNAT family N-acetyltransferase: MKTGVCTIRAAMLDDMPAVHALIAELAAYERAAHEHTNTLEQLKHDFVHGYFGCLVAEQAAEVVGILLYCFPYSTWKGRVFYIEDIVVKESARGQGIGKRLFDEALRLAKAAHVGRVAWQVLAWNEPAIRFYKRMPVTFDAEWVNCRMTPTQVEDYLKGLETA, translated from the coding sequence ATGAAAACAGGTGTTTGTACTATAAGAGCCGCCATGCTTGACGATATGCCGGCAGTGCATGCCTTGATTGCCGAGCTGGCAGCCTACGAAAGGGCTGCCCACGAGCACACCAACACGCTGGAGCAGCTCAAGCACGACTTCGTTCATGGTTATTTTGGCTGTTTGGTGGCAGAGCAGGCAGCTGAGGTCGTTGGCATTTTGCTGTATTGCTTTCCTTATTCCACTTGGAAAGGGCGTGTGTTTTATATAGAAGACATCGTGGTAAAAGAAAGCGCACGAGGGCAGGGCATTGGCAAACGGCTTTTCGATGAGGCGTTGCGTCTGGCAAAAGCTGCCCATGTGGGGCGCGTGGCGTGGCAGGTGTTGGCATGGAACGAGCCCGCCATTCGCTTTTACAAACGCATGCCAGTAACCTTCGATGCCGAGTGGGTGAACTGTCGCATGACCCCCACACAGGTAGAGGACTATCTGAAAGGGCTCGAAACAGCATAA
- the rsmI gene encoding 16S rRNA (cytidine(1402)-2'-O)-methyltransferase, translating into MAEQQPALAALTVVPTPIGNLQDMTFRAVEVLKSVDAILAEDTRNTKKLLQHFDIQKPVQSYHAHNEHAQISRLIARMQQGERLALVSDAGTPAISDPGFLLVRACVQAGLSVECLPGATAFVPALVQSGLPCERFVFEGFLPHKKGRQTRLQELANESRTIVLYESPHRLLKTLQQLKEHFGGERPIAVVREISKLFAETVRGSIDSVLAHYAQGGTIKGEFVLVIGGVEKPKAKTNTTSRYDDN; encoded by the coding sequence ATGGCTGAACAGCAACCCGCTCTTGCCGCCCTTACAGTGGTGCCTACGCCCATCGGCAATTTACAAGACATGACCTTCCGAGCTGTGGAAGTGCTCAAGAGTGTAGATGCCATCCTTGCCGAAGACACGCGCAACACCAAAAAGCTGTTGCAGCATTTCGATATTCAAAAACCTGTGCAGAGCTACCACGCCCACAACGAGCACGCCCAAATCAGCCGCTTGATTGCCCGCATGCAGCAGGGCGAACGGCTTGCCTTGGTTTCGGATGCAGGCACCCCAGCCATTTCCGACCCGGGTTTTTTGCTGGTGCGTGCTTGCGTGCAAGCGGGGCTGTCTGTGGAGTGCCTGCCCGGGGCTACCGCTTTTGTGCCTGCGCTGGTGCAATCGGGGCTGCCTTGTGAGCGCTTTGTGTTTGAGGGTTTTTTGCCTCACAAAAAAGGGCGCCAAACGCGCTTGCAAGAGCTGGCAAACGAAAGCCGCACCATTGTGCTGTATGAGTCGCCGCATCGCCTGCTCAAGACCCTACAGCAGCTCAAAGAGCACTTTGGGGGCGAGCGTCCCATAGCCGTCGTGCGCGAAATCAGTAAATTGTTTGCAGAAACCGTGCGCGGCAGCATCGATTCGGTGCTTGCCCACTATGCGCAAGGCGGCACCATCAAAGGCGAATTTGTATTGGTAATAGGCGGCGTTGAAAAACCAAAAGCAAAAACAAACACGACCTCCCGTTATGATGACAACTAA
- the corA gene encoding magnesium/cobalt transporter CorA, protein MIRIFYLNEAQEIKWVKLNNPETEIQDFQNVIWIDLQSPSEQEKRTVEELYGIEFFTPQEAAEIESSSRYYEDQRVIEANNTFVVYENKFYVARQVSFILKNGILFTLRNNDFKAFADVVRRLKTMSPGYITRGTQIWMMILETRIDLDADFIEYLSRVTNHISKKIIRDKEYQEEILLKLTELQENTILIRESIIDKQRVVSSLLKSTMIPDEEKERLRIVIKDINSLLQHADFSFQRLEYLQNTFLGLVNIEQNHVIKIFTVVTVVFMPPTLIASIYGMNFEFMPEIKWTYGYPLSLGLMLVSSLVFLWYFKRKKWL, encoded by the coding sequence ATGATTCGCATTTTTTACCTCAACGAAGCACAAGAAATCAAATGGGTGAAGCTCAACAATCCAGAAACTGAAATCCAAGACTTTCAAAACGTTATATGGATTGACCTGCAATCGCCCAGCGAGCAGGAAAAACGCACAGTAGAAGAGCTCTACGGAATTGAATTTTTCACCCCTCAAGAAGCCGCCGAAATCGAAAGTAGCTCGCGTTACTATGAAGACCAACGAGTCATAGAAGCCAACAACACCTTCGTGGTCTATGAAAACAAATTCTACGTAGCACGGCAGGTGTCTTTCATCTTGAAAAACGGCATTTTATTTACCCTGCGCAACAACGACTTCAAAGCCTTTGCCGACGTGGTGCGCCGACTCAAGACCATGTCGCCCGGTTATATTACCCGCGGCACACAAATCTGGATGATGATACTGGAAACACGCATCGACTTGGATGCTGACTTCATCGAGTATTTGAGCCGAGTAACCAACCACATCAGTAAGAAAATCATCCGAGACAAAGAATATCAAGAAGAAATACTGCTCAAACTTACCGAACTGCAAGAAAACACCATCCTTATCCGCGAAAGCATCATAGACAAACAGCGGGTAGTATCCTCTCTGCTCAAAAGCACCATGATTCCAGACGAAGAAAAAGAGCGTCTGCGCATTGTTATCAAAGACATCAATTCGCTGCTTCAACACGCCGATTTCAGCTTTCAGCGACTCGAATATTTGCAAAATACCTTCCTTGGTTTGGTCAACATAGAGCAAAACCACGTCATCAAGATATTTACGGTGGTAACGGTAGTTTTCATGCCTCCTACCCTTATTGCCAGCATCTACGGTATGAACTTCGAGTTCATGCCTGAAATTAAGTGGACCTACGGTTACCCCCTCTCACTGGGCTTGATGCTTGTCTCTTCTCTTGTGTTTTTGTGGTATTTTAAACGGAAGAAATGGCTCTAA
- a CDS encoding acyl-CoA dehydrogenase, giving the protein MEERYVDLKSLQFVLYDVLNAEQLTQYEHYKDHDRSSFDMVIEAAKQIADRLLYPNYREMDKQESDFVDGKVKVHPVILEYVKAMGEAGMIGATFSYEDGGQQLPHLLQMAMNYIQGAANNGATMFVGLTTGAARLIKNFAKQELKDIYLPKMLSGEWQGTMALTEPQAGSSLSDIVSSASPTDQEGVYKIKGQKIFISAGDYEGAENVVHLMLARIDGAPAGTKGISLFIVPKYRIENGQLVDNDVVTAAIYHKMGQKCTPAVHFVAGDKDNCYGWLVGEPHQGLKYMFQMMNEARIGVGIMSAAIASMAYHASLKYAHERPQGRRLSEKDQKTTPQTLIINHPDVRRMLLFQKAVSEGALMLTAQAAFYADMLEVTEGEERERYQLLLDLLTPIVKTYPSEYGIQSVSAGLQVLGGYGYTTDFSLEQMYRDIRITTIYEGTTGIQSLDLLGRKIVAKNGKAAMLLTEEIGQTLQAALTFDDLKSYAELLQKEMGRLQQVMQKLMGYAMKGDVERYMADAVLFMEMSSLIVVAWMWLKMAVTAKQKLVAGGLDEESERFYESKLHTMRFFFHYELPKTKWLATRLMDDVFLTLPEEKEVIL; this is encoded by the coding sequence ATGGAAGAAAGATATGTGGACCTCAAAAGCCTGCAATTCGTTTTGTATGACGTTCTGAATGCAGAGCAACTTACTCAGTACGAGCACTATAAAGACCATGACCGCAGCTCGTTCGATATGGTCATAGAGGCAGCCAAACAGATAGCAGACCGTTTGTTGTATCCCAATTATCGTGAGATGGACAAGCAGGAGTCCGACTTTGTGGACGGCAAGGTAAAGGTGCACCCGGTTATTTTGGAATATGTGAAAGCCATGGGCGAAGCCGGCATGATTGGTGCCACTTTCTCGTATGAAGACGGAGGGCAACAACTGCCGCACCTGTTGCAGATGGCAATGAACTATATTCAAGGGGCAGCCAACAACGGGGCTACCATGTTTGTAGGCTTGACTACCGGTGCCGCTCGTCTGATAAAAAATTTCGCTAAACAAGAACTGAAGGACATTTACCTGCCCAAGATGTTGTCGGGAGAGTGGCAAGGCACCATGGCACTTACCGAGCCGCAAGCTGGCAGCTCGTTGTCCGATATCGTCAGCTCGGCAAGCCCTACAGACCAAGAAGGTGTGTATAAAATCAAGGGGCAGAAAATATTCATTTCGGCAGGCGACTACGAAGGTGCCGAAAATGTGGTGCACTTGATGCTGGCGCGCATCGATGGGGCACCGGCAGGTACCAAAGGCATTTCGCTTTTCATCGTGCCCAAGTATCGCATAGAAAACGGGCAACTCGTGGACAACGATGTGGTTACTGCTGCTATTTACCACAAGATGGGGCAGAAATGCACCCCCGCCGTGCACTTTGTTGCTGGCGACAAAGACAACTGCTACGGTTGGCTGGTAGGTGAGCCGCATCAAGGCTTGAAATACATGTTCCAAATGATGAACGAGGCACGCATAGGCGTGGGCATCATGTCGGCAGCCATTGCTTCTATGGCTTATCACGCTTCGTTGAAATATGCGCATGAGCGTCCGCAGGGGCGTCGCCTGAGTGAAAAAGACCAAAAGACCACGCCGCAGACGCTCATCATCAACCATCCGGACGTGCGCCGCATGCTGCTTTTTCAAAAGGCAGTGAGCGAAGGTGCCTTGATGCTGACGGCACAAGCCGCTTTCTATGCCGATATGCTGGAGGTAACCGAAGGCGAGGAGCGCGAACGTTATCAGTTGTTGCTCGACCTGCTTACGCCCATAGTCAAGACCTACCCTTCGGAGTATGGCATCCAGTCGGTAAGTGCAGGATTGCAGGTGCTGGGCGGTTACGGATACACTACCGATTTCTCACTTGAGCAGATGTATCGCGACATACGCATCACCACCATTTACGAGGGAACCACCGGTATTCAATCGTTGGACTTGCTGGGGCGCAAAATCGTTGCCAAGAATGGCAAGGCTGCTATGTTGTTGACCGAAGAAATAGGTCAAACCCTGCAGGCAGCGCTCACCTTCGACGACCTAAAATCCTATGCAGAGCTTCTGCAAAAGGAGATGGGGCGTCTGCAGCAAGTCATGCAAAAACTGATGGGCTATGCCATGAAGGGCGATGTGGAGCGCTACATGGCAGATGCCGTTTTGTTTATGGAGATGTCGAGCCTGATTGTGGTGGCGTGGATGTGGCTGAAGATGGCAGTAACTGCTAAGCAAAAGTTGGTTGCCGGCGGCTTAGACGAAGAATCGGAGCGTTTCTATGAAAGTAAGCTGCATACCATGCGTTTCTTCTTCCATTACGAATTGCCTAAAACCAAATGGCTTGCTACTCGCCTTATGGATGATGTCTTCTTGACGCTGCCCGAAGAAAAAGAGGTTATCCTTTAA
- a CDS encoding Rossmann-fold NAD(P)-binding domain-containing protein produces MEKKQAAVAGATGLTGNYLCQLLGKSEAYAKVWALVRRATDLPGGVSPLLVDWEQIEALPLDAPLNEAFCCLGTTMKKAGSKEAFRRVDYDYVLAFARWAHTHGCRRFFVVTAMGANKHSVFFYNRVKGAVEEALAQIGFESLYLFRPSLLLGQRRESRPVEQISARLSVFFRPLIPLPYRPVEAERVAWAMYRCAQNPQKGKFIIENDQILKFSS; encoded by the coding sequence ATGGAAAAAAAGCAAGCAGCCGTTGCCGGCGCTACAGGCTTAACAGGCAATTACCTCTGCCAATTATTAGGAAAAAGTGAGGCTTATGCAAAAGTGTGGGCGCTCGTTAGGCGGGCAACCGATTTGCCCGGAGGGGTGAGCCCTTTGCTTGTCGATTGGGAACAAATAGAGGCGCTTCCCTTGGATGCCCCGCTCAATGAAGCCTTTTGTTGCTTGGGCACCACCATGAAAAAAGCCGGCTCAAAAGAAGCCTTTCGCAGAGTGGACTACGACTACGTGCTTGCTTTTGCGCGTTGGGCTCATACACACGGATGCCGCCGCTTCTTTGTGGTTACGGCTATGGGCGCAAACAAACACTCTGTTTTCTTTTACAATAGAGTGAAAGGAGCAGTAGAAGAAGCTTTGGCTCAAATAGGCTTTGAAAGTCTTTACCTGTTTCGTCCTTCTTTGCTGTTGGGGCAACGCCGCGAGTCGCGCCCGGTAGAACAAATCAGCGCCCGTTTATCGGTTTTCTTCCGCCCGCTCATACCGCTACCTTATCGTCCAGTAGAAGCCGAGCGCGTGGCTTGGGCTATGTATCGTTGCGCGCAAAATCCGCAAAAAGGAAAATTTATTATTGAAAATGACCAAATATTGAAATTCTCTTCTTGA
- the dut gene encoding dUTP diphosphatase, producing MLKVKIVNKSKHPLPSYATVGSAGMDLRANLDAPLTLQPLERALIPTGLYVQLPKGYEGQIRARSGLSIKKGITLINGVGTLDSDYTGEIKLGVVNLSNEPYTIADGERLAQLVVARYEQVEWEPVETLTATERGEGGFGSTGIQ from the coding sequence ATGCTCAAAGTCAAAATTGTCAACAAATCGAAACACCCTTTGCCTTCTTATGCCACTGTGGGCTCGGCAGGCATGGACTTGCGCGCCAACCTCGACGCCCCCCTTACTTTGCAGCCTTTGGAGCGGGCGCTTATCCCCACTGGCTTGTATGTGCAGCTACCTAAAGGCTATGAAGGGCAGATACGCGCACGCAGCGGGCTTTCTATCAAAAAAGGCATCACGCTTATCAACGGCGTGGGAACGCTCGACTCAGACTATACCGGCGAAATCAAACTGGGCGTGGTGAATCTTTCAAACGAGCCCTATACCATAGCCGACGGCGAGCGGCTGGCTCAATTGGTGGTTGCCCGTTATGAACAGGTCGAATGGGAGCCGGTCGAAACGCTCACAGCAACCGAAAGGGGCGAAGGTGGCTTCGGCAGCACAGGCATCCAATAG
- a CDS encoding DUF4328 domain-containing protein, whose product MENLRPNGQRAKNAITLIWIVLALEIISLISGYLQYDLLQTVANGGKISMATATANDTREQMIGTIYIIVYVISAVTFIQWFRRAYFNLHQKVKNLAYTEGWAAGSWFVPIVNLYRPYQIMKELYQETKELLNKKGINVNTNLTTSSLGWWWTLWILNNIIGQFVFRYSIKAKSIDELTTSTIASMIGNIIGILLALITVKVIKDYSNVEPMLFEIKDEEETTTAQQQA is encoded by the coding sequence ATGGAAAATCTTAGACCAAACGGACAAAGAGCAAAGAATGCTATCACTTTAATATGGATTGTATTGGCATTGGAGATAATATCATTAATCTCTGGTTACCTTCAATATGACTTATTGCAGACAGTTGCTAATGGTGGTAAAATTTCAATGGCAACAGCAACTGCAAATGACACAAGAGAACAGATGATAGGCACAATTTATATAATCGTCTATGTTATATCAGCAGTAACATTTATACAATGGTTTAGGAGGGCTTACTTTAATCTTCACCAAAAAGTAAAAAATCTGGCATATACAGAAGGCTGGGCAGCAGGAAGCTGGTTTGTTCCAATAGTGAACTTATATAGACCGTATCAAATTATGAAAGAGTTATATCAAGAGACGAAAGAATTGTTAAATAAAAAAGGAATAAATGTAAATACAAACCTCACAACAAGTTCATTAGGTTGGTGGTGGACACTATGGATTTTAAATAACATAATTGGACAATTTGTATTTCGCTACTCTATAAAAGCTAAATCAATTGATGAACTGACTACAAGCACAATTGCAAGTATGATTGGAAATATTATAGGAATACTACTTGCTTTGATTACTGTAAAAGTAATAAAAGATTATTCAAATGTTGAACCAATGCTTTTCGAAATAAAGGATGAAGAAGAAACAACAACCGCACAACAGCAAGCTTAG
- a CDS encoding DUF6804 family protein produces the protein MDSILSILLLLCLADMPCGYFQFARFISLIGFAVLAYQANEQKKYKPIRSFRPYRF, from the coding sequence ATGGATAGTATACTCTCAATACTTCTGTTACTTTGTTTAGCAGATATGCCTTGCGGGTATTTTCAATTTGCCCGATTTATAAGTTTAATTGGTTTTGCAGTACTTGCTTATCAAGCCAATGAACAAAAAAAATACAAACCTATAAGGTCTTTCAGACCTTATAGGTTTTAA
- a CDS encoding POTRA domain-containing protein, whose product MTTDQKIRMLLWKGLVAWMLATSFACARQAMEETARADSCFWIVRQLLFEGNKKTKEEILLRELALLPGDTLPVAHWQELLTRERNKLFNTDLFVTVEAWIAPDSATCGQLVDIHYRFRERWYVFPVFIFELADRNFSEWLYDRGADLSRTNYGMRYVQKNLRGRNERLELLFQQGFTRKYEFFYAFPYIDRNQRYGLELRTQFMRNRDIPYISQDNKLLYWRSESVNRERWNSEVRLRRREGFYLFHYLTLRYKREWVADSVLVLNPNYFTDPNNNLQRYWELQYDLVKDRRDIAVYPLRGERWGLRLIKYGIGGFSDVDAFSIRGEGERYWQLKGNWFADLSGSFRFFWTQAQPYSLARGLGYGEELPRGFQLYVMDGQHFFLLKTTLKYRFCDSSTYLRFMPLEEFRTFPLAFYGRLFFDHSYVSDKLLFYIDNRLANRWLYAYGAGIDFVTFYNVVLQAEIARNNLGETGFFFNIRGTF is encoded by the coding sequence ATGACAACAGACCAGAAAATAAGAATGCTCTTGTGGAAGGGGCTGGTGGCTTGGATGCTTGCCACCTCTTTTGCTTGTGCCCGTCAAGCGATGGAGGAAACTGCCAGAGCAGATTCTTGTTTCTGGATAGTGCGACAGTTGCTTTTTGAAGGCAACAAAAAAACAAAAGAAGAAATCTTGCTGCGCGAGCTGGCGCTTTTGCCGGGCGACACTTTGCCCGTAGCCCATTGGCAAGAACTCTTGACCCGCGAGCGAAACAAACTCTTCAATACAGACCTTTTTGTAACCGTAGAAGCTTGGATAGCGCCCGATTCGGCAACTTGCGGGCAGCTGGTCGATATCCATTATCGCTTCAGGGAGCGATGGTATGTCTTTCCTGTTTTTATCTTTGAATTGGCAGACCGCAATTTTAGCGAATGGCTCTATGACCGCGGTGCCGATTTGAGCCGTACCAACTACGGCATGCGTTATGTGCAGAAGAACCTACGCGGGCGCAACGAGCGTCTGGAACTGCTTTTTCAGCAGGGTTTTACCCGAAAATACGAGTTTTTCTATGCCTTCCCCTATATAGACCGAAACCAACGCTACGGCTTAGAGTTGCGCACACAGTTTATGCGGAACCGAGACATTCCCTATATCTCACAAGACAACAAACTGCTGTATTGGCGTTCAGAAAGTGTCAACCGTGAGCGATGGAACTCAGAAGTCCGTCTCAGACGCCGTGAAGGCTTTTATTTGTTTCATTACCTGACTCTACGCTACAAACGGGAGTGGGTAGCCGATTCGGTGCTTGTGCTCAATCCCAACTACTTTACAGACCCAAACAACAACCTGCAACGATACTGGGAATTGCAATACGATTTGGTGAAAGACCGCCGCGACATTGCCGTGTATCCACTGCGAGGCGAACGCTGGGGGTTGCGTCTCATCAAGTATGGCATTGGCGGTTTTAGCGACGTAGATGCTTTCAGCATCAGGGGGGAGGGTGAGCGCTATTGGCAACTGAAAGGCAATTGGTTTGCCGATTTGTCGGGAAGCTTTCGTTTTTTTTGGACCCAAGCCCAGCCCTATTCACTTGCCCGTGGTTTAGGCTATGGCGAAGAATTGCCGCGCGGTTTTCAGCTTTATGTGATGGACGGGCAGCACTTTTTTCTATTGAAAACCACTTTGAAGTACCGTTTTTGTGACAGTAGTACCTATTTGCGTTTTATGCCCCTTGAAGAATTTCGCACCTTTCCATTGGCGTTTTACGGGCGTCTTTTTTTCGACCACAGCTATGTGTCGGACAAACTACTGTTTTATATCGACAACCGCTTGGCAAACCGCTGGCTTTATGCCTATGGGGCGGGCATAGACTTCGTTACCTTCTACAATGTAGTATTACAAGCCGAAATAGCACGCAACAACCTTGGCGAAACTGGCTTCTTTTTCAACATCCGCGGCACCTTCTAA
- a CDS encoding PAS domain-containing protein encodes MLAPIQSILLKIVTLACLLGSIAWAVYFNESRLAVAIAIALFAFGGSFMLDQALLHRMKRKILLTPSPLVPALLQLFDTPALLLDKDQKVVAVNNNFRVWAGLPKQKAVEGQLLWCFLPDHALALWKKGLQEAMEGKSFQSEPSENSDELNQLVWFFTPIQLGDNRTYIAVHSRRPAVNALLRELKEQNEKLQSKIKDLEKTQSELLLAKDELWEQQANIQALIDNAHDFIFSIDFRYKLISYNKAFHDYIRQQYGVELSTHSSLLKQLPPEFISFWRPYIDKVLNDSCHLNIEYDLLQNNKFYEIAFNPIINKEQVTIGVAVFARDITERKKQEIQQAQMLQELEEQAQKLREKEEELQSHIQELQQTHRQLIETNRQLSEEEAYVRAVIDNVQEGIVVIDHDINITLFNRAARQFFLSAGLAVHEGMYFLSLVPEEQLNHWRRLCEKVLQGQSTQTLEYFHENMHEVLFSPIHYHNEIIGACLLIKGISTQLSELLPDEAEMLERIQKQNKEVAGDENPLNKELKNYKEKIESLKKQAKRD; translated from the coding sequence ATGTTAGCACCTATTCAGAGCATTCTACTGAAAATCGTAACATTGGCTTGCCTGTTGGGCAGCATCGCTTGGGCGGTGTATTTCAACGAAAGTCGCCTTGCGGTGGCTATAGCCATAGCCCTTTTTGCTTTTGGTGGCTCTTTCATGCTCGACCAAGCCCTGCTGCACCGCATGAAACGCAAAATATTGCTCACTCCTTCGCCTTTGGTGCCTGCCTTGCTGCAATTGTTCGACACCCCCGCCCTACTGTTGGACAAAGACCAAAAAGTGGTGGCTGTCAACAATAATTTTCGCGTGTGGGCAGGCTTACCCAAGCAAAAAGCCGTAGAAGGGCAGCTGCTGTGGTGTTTTCTGCCCGACCATGCCCTTGCCTTATGGAAAAAAGGGCTGCAGGAGGCAATGGAAGGGAAGTCTTTCCAAAGCGAACCAAGCGAAAACAGCGATGAATTGAATCAATTGGTATGGTTTTTTACACCCATTCAGCTTGGCGACAACAGAACGTACATCGCTGTGCATAGCCGGCGCCCAGCAGTAAACGCCCTCTTACGCGAGTTAAAAGAGCAAAACGAAAAGCTACAAAGCAAAATCAAAGATTTAGAAAAAACACAAAGCGAGCTGCTGTTAGCCAAAGACGAGCTGTGGGAACAACAAGCCAATATTCAGGCATTGATTGACAACGCCCATGATTTTATCTTCTCGATAGATTTTCGTTACAAACTTATTAGCTACAACAAAGCCTTTCACGATTACATCCGGCAGCAGTATGGCGTAGAGCTATCTACCCACAGTAGCCTGCTTAAGCAGCTGCCGCCTGAATTCATCAGTTTCTGGCGCCCCTACATAGACAAAGTGCTCAACGACAGCTGCCATCTGAACATAGAGTACGACCTACTGCAAAACAATAAGTTCTACGAAATCGCTTTCAACCCTATCATCAATAAAGAACAGGTAACCATTGGGGTGGCAGTCTTTGCCCGCGACATCACCGAGCGCAAAAAACAAGAAATACAACAAGCCCAAATGCTGCAAGAGCTCGAAGAACAAGCGCAAAAGTTGCGCGAAAAAGAAGAGGAACTACAAAGCCACATCCAAGAGTTACAACAAACGCACCGTCAGCTAATCGAAACCAACCGCCAGTTGAGTGAAGAGGAGGCTTATGTACGCGCCGTCATCGACAATGTGCAAGAAGGTATTGTTGTCATCGACCACGACATCAACATCACGCTCTTTAACCGCGCTGCCCGGCAGTTTTTCTTGAGTGCAGGGTTAGCCGTGCATGAAGGTATGTATTTCCTTTCGTTGGTTCCGGAAGAGCAGCTCAACCATTGGCGGCGCCTGTGCGAAAAAGTGTTGCAAGGGCAAAGCACACAAACCCTTGAGTACTTTCATGAAAACATGCACGAGGTCCTCTTCTCCCCCATTCATTACCATAATGAAATCATTGGTGCTTGCCTGCTTATCAAAGGCATCAGCACACAGTTGAGTGAACTGTTGCCCGATGAGGCAGAAATGTTAGAACGGATACAAAAACAAAACAAAGAAGTTGCGGGAGACGAAAACCCGCTGAACAAAGAACTGAAAAATTACAAAGAGAAGATAGAATCCTTGAAGAAACAAGCCAAAAGAGACTAA